In Bradyrhizobium sp. WBOS07, the genomic window GAAGCTCGGTCAAAAACCCCAACCGCGCGATGCCCGCCACAATGAGCATAGCTCCTGAAACGAGCGCCATCATCGCGGCAAGCATCGCTGCGCGCACCGGATCACCGCCAGACAAGGGGGCAATCACGCCGAGGATGACGGCAGCCAGCGCCGAGTCGGGGCCAAGCACGACGATGCGGCTCGGACCGAACATCGCGTAGACAAGAAGAGGGACGATGGTGGCGTAGAGCCCGTGGATGCCCGGCAGGCCGGACGCCGCGGCATAAGCAATTCCGACCGGAACGAGCATGGCCGCCAGCGCGAGACCTGCGAAAACATCGTGCCGAAGCCAATCAGATTCGTAGTGGCGAAGCGTATGGATTCCGGGGACCCAACGTGTCCAATCGTTCACGGAGTTCACTCCAATGGCCGGCCGCCCTGCGGGCTATGGCCAATTACCGCGGCAGTCTGGTGTCGGCTCGCCGATCGCGCGCAAAGATCTGGCAGCGTCTCGAACGTTCCCTTGACGCAAATCAACGTTGTCGACGCCTCGACGCTGCTGCGGCGTAGCAACGTTCAGGACGTGGAGCAAGAACCTGCATTTCCGGAATTGATACCGTCGCTCCCCATCCCCCGGGGGCAGATCGCATTTGGCGCGTTGCGCGAACTGAGCGCGTCTCGAAGCAGGGCCGCAAGCTTGCAGCGGCAGGGCCGTCGTCTCACCCGTCGATTGTCTCCCGGTTCACGGCAGAAGCGTCGTGAACTCATAGATGACGACGGCGGCGCCGAGACAGCGCCGCCAGGGGTTCACGCCGCGAACGATCTCGTCGATGCCCCAGATGACGAGTCCGCCTTTCAATACGATCGTCAAGCCGACGCTGGCTTTGCCTGCGGAAGGCCAGATCCAGAGCAGAACGCCCGCAACGATCACGGTCCACAAAAGGAGATTGGGCCACTGCGCGACGGTGATGGCACCGGTCTCGCGGTTCTGGAAGAACCACCGAAGGAATCGCCGCACGATGAACTCGCCGATCAGAGCTCAATTTCACCCTCGTCTCGCCCCTTCCAATAGGTCACGCGGCTAGCCTTGACCTTGATCAGGACGATGCCCGGCGTATCGATGCCGTTCTCGAACCATTTGTCGAGATCGCTGGTCCAATGCTGTTGAAAGGCCGCCTTGTCACGGATCAGCTCGGCGGTCCCTTCGACGGCGATGTAGATGCCCTTTGAGAACAGGCCTGCTTCCGACGAAAACCCGAGCGCCACTTTCGGGTTTCGCTGGATGTCCGATACGGTACGAGTCCGCTCATGGGCAAAATAGTATGACGTGCCGTCGTAGGCGACATCCCCGTTGTTGCTCATGGGACGGTTGGCGATCTGGCCGTTGTCGGTGTGGGTCGAAAGAATGGCGATGTCGATGCCGGCCATTTCCTTTGCGATCTCGGCGAGCGATGTCTTGGACATAGACTTTCCTCCAGTGGGCCCGGAGCAACGGCGCGATCCCACGCATGTTCCGCGCGCTCGTATTGCCCAAACAAAAACCGCCCCCGGTTTCGACCGGAGGCGGCTTTGAACTGGATCGGATCAGTGTCCGGTGCCGGGCTTGGTGGTCTTCGGCGGCTTGCCGTCTTCCATGCGGCCCTCGTTGCGAAGATCGCGTCCCTCCTGAGCCTTGCGCTGGCTCTCGGGGTCCTTGCCGTGCTCGTTCATCTCTTCCTTGATGTAACCGGCACTTTCCTTGATCTTGCCTTCAACGCTCATGATGGTCTCCTTTATATATAGGAGCCAACGCGCTGGCGGACTGACCGTTCCGGCATCACCGGGCAGTGATGTTGCGCGGAACCAGCGTGTGGGATGGGAAGAGCACTTGCGAAACCCATCATGCTGCGGCTTGACTTGGATCGATGGGTTTCGCTGCGCTCACCCATCCTACGGGATCGGTCTTTGTCTAGAACTGATACCGCCGCAATCCGCCGTCCACCGGGATCACCGTGCCCGTGATGTACCGCGCCACCGGTGAGGCCAGGAACACCGCGAGCGCCGCCAGATCCTCCGGCTCGCCCCAATAGCCGACCGGAATTTCCTCTTCCGCAAAGCGCTCGCGATAATCGGGCGCGTAGTTGCGGCGGATCTGCTCGCTCATGATGCGGCCGGGCGGGATGCAATTGATGGTGATGCCGTGCTCGCCGATCTCGCGCGACAGGCCCTTGGCCCAGGCGTGCACCGCGGCCTTGGCGGCGAAGGCGGCGTTGAGGCCTTCGGGCTCGGACTTGCCGGTGATGTTGACGATGCGGCCCCATTTGCGTTCGATCATCTGCGGCAGCAGCGCATGCGCGATGCGGCGGTAGCTGGTGAAGTTCAGCGCGATCGCCTCGTCCCATTTGCTGTCGGGCGCATCGACCGGCAGCGGCCGGCTGCCGCCGGCATTGTTGACGAGGATGTCGACATGGCCGAGCTCCTTCAAGGTGAAGGAAGCGATCCGCTCCGCCGCGTCCTTGGCCATGACGTCCTGCTCGAACGGCGTGATCAGCCCGCCGCCGACTTCCTTCACGAGCTCTGCGAGCAAGTCGCCGCGCCGCGCCACGCCGACCACGCGCACGCCTTCGGCCGCGAGGCCCTTGGCAATGGCGCGTCCGATGCCGATGCTCGCGCCGGTGACAACAGCGGTTTTCGATTTGAGCCCGAGGTCCATGGTCACACGCTCTCTTGGTTGTTCTTGCTTGTCGCTGATCGTTTCCTGTCCCGTCCCGCCGGCCTTGCGAATTGCCTGAGCGGGACGAGCAGTGGTAACCAAGAGCGACGTTGAAGGAAACACGAAAAAGAAAAATGGCGTTGAGCGATGGTCTGGGATCCGCAGCAATATCTGAAATTCTCCGGCCATCGGCTCCGGCCCGCCGTCGACCTCTTGATGCGGATTCCGGATTTTGGCCCGCGCGAGATTGTCGATCTCGGCGCGGGCGCCGGCAACGTCACGAAACTGATCAAGGAGCGCTGGCCGGAGGCGAGCGTGACCGGCGTCGAAGGTTCGGCCGAGATGGTCGCCGCCGGCCGCAAGGCGGCACCGGATGTGCAATGGTCACAGGAAGATCTCGGCCATTGGCATCCGGCCAGGCAATACGACCTGATCTATTCCAATGCCGCACTGCATTGGCTGCCCAATCATGCGGCACTGTTTCCGTCGGTGATGGAGAGGGTGAAGCCTGGCGGCATGCTTGCGGTGCAGATGCCGCGCAACTTCCTGGCGCCGTCGCATGTGTTGATCGGCGAGACCGCGCTCGATGGTCCCTGGCGATCCAAGGTCGAGCATCTCGTCACGCCGCCGCCGGTCGAGGGCCCGGCCTACTACCATGATCTTCTCGCGCCGATGTCGGCCAATATCGACATCTGGGAGACCGAATATCTGCAAGTGCTCGACGGCGACAACCCGGTCAAGGAATGGACCAAGGGGACCTGGCTGACGCGCTATCTCGACGTGCTCTCAGGCGACGAGAAGATCGCGTTCGAAGCCGCCTATGGCGCGCGCGTTGCGAAAGCCTACCCGAAGAATGCGGCAGGGCAGACCCTGTTCCCGTTCCGCCGTCTCTTCATGGTCGCCCAGCGCAAGGGCTGATGCATTGCCGCAATGCACATAAGCGCTCTTTCCCACGGACGGGCCCGCATGCCGGGTTGCGCAGACAGCGTCCGTCAAGATAGCTTGGGTGCGGTAAATTGGGCTTAGGTCTGGTTGTTCGGCTTGCGGATTGCTGCCAGTACTGACCGCAAAACAAAAAGAACCCGGTTTCGAGGTTGTTGGGGAGGTTTTCATGCGCAAACTGCTACTCGCGGTCGCGGCGGCCGCATTCGGTCTGGCCCCCGCCGCTGCGCCGGCGCAAGCCCCGATCGTCATCAAGTTCAGCCACGTCGTCGCCAACGACACCCCGAAAGGGAAGGGCTCGCTGAAATTCAAGGAGCTGGCCGAGAAATACACCGACGGCAAGGTCAAGGTCGAAGTCTACCCGAACTCCACGCTCTACAAGGACAAGGAGGAGATCGAGGCTCTGCAGCTCGGCTCGGTGCAGATGCTCGCGCCCTCCACCGCGAAATTCGCGCCGCTCGGCGTCAAGGAGTTCGAAGCGCTGGATCTGCCCTGGCTGTTCAAGGACGATGCGGTGTATGCCAACGCGATGAAGGGTACGATCGGCAAATGGCTGTTCCAGAAGCTGGAGGCCAAGGGCATCACCGGTCTCGCCTATTGGGACAACGGCTTCCACATGCTCTCCGCCAACCGCGCCTTGCTGAAGCCGACGGATTTCCAGGGTCTCAAATTCCGCATCTCCGGATCGAAGATCGCCGACCAATATCTCCGCATCATGGGCTCGATCCCTCAAATCATGGCGTTCTCGGAAGTTTACCAGGCCCTGCAGACCGGCGTGGTCGACGGCTGCGAGAACACCGCGTCGAACTACCTGACGCAGAAGTTCTACGAGGTGCAAAAGGACATCACCGTGTCCTATCATGCCCATCTGCAATATGCCGTGATCGTCAATTCCAAGTTCTGGTCGGGCCTGCCGCCCGACATCCGCGCCCAGCTCGACAAGGCGATGGCGGAGGCGACCGACTACACCAACTCGATCGCGCGCCAGGAGAACGAGGACGCGCTGGCCGCGATCAAGAAGACGGGCAAGACCAATCTGCACTATCTCACCGATGCCGACCGCAAGGCCTGGCAAGAGGCGATGCAGCCGACGTATAAATGGGCAAAGGGGCGGGTCGGGCAGGAGGTGCTCGATCTCCTTGCCAAGGAACTCGACGTCAAGATGAACTGACGGGCTGCGCCCCAATAAGAAATGCCGACGGTCGGGCGTGATCGCACTCCCGGCCGTTTCGCTCTTGAATGGACGAACCGAAGCTGGGGGGACCAAGTTGCTGCGAGTGCTGAATCGTTTTCTCGATCATCTCGAGGAATGGCTGATCGCGACGATGATCGCGGCCGCGACGTCGCTGATCTTCGTCGCCGTGCTGCACCGCTACGGCGCCGGCCTGTCGATCGACATCGCCAAATGGGCGGAAGCCCGCAACCTGGCTTTCCTGGCCGTCCCGATGCGCGCGGTGTTCGCCTGGCTTGCCGCGCTCGACCTGTCCTGGGCGCAGGAGCTCTGCATCTACATGTTCATCTGGATGGCTAAGTTCGGCGCCGCATACGGCGTGCGGACCGGCATCCATGTCGGCGTCGACGTGCTCGTCAACATTCTCCCCGGTGGGTCGCGCCGGCGCGTCATCACCTTCGGCCTGCTGTGCGGCGCACTTTTCACCGCTATCATCGGCTATTTCGGCGCCGCCTTCGTCAGCCACATGTGGCACAGCGGTCAGCAGTCCAACGATCTGGAAGCGCCGATGTGGATGGTCTATCTCACCATCCCGGTCGGCTCCGGCCTGATGTGCTTCCGCTTCCTGCAGGTCGCCTGGTCGTTCTACCGCACCGGCGAGCTGCCGCACCACGACGTGGCGGGCGTCGAAGGCGTTGAGGGTGTCGAGGTGGATCCGGTGCATCCGGCCCCGGTCACGCCCACGCAGGTGGCCAGGGACGAGCGCAGCCCGCTCGGCTGGATCCTGATGCTGCTGCCGGTCCTGATCGTTGCCGTGTGTATCGCGCATGCGGCCCACATCATCGCGCTGCCGCAAGGCCTGCGCGTCTTCATCGTGTTCGCGCTATTGCTGTCCTTGATGCTGACGGGCATGCCGATCTCGATCGCGCTGGGTCTCACCGTGCTCAGCTTCATGTTCACGCTCACCGACGTGCGAACCGAATCGGTGGCGCTGAAGCTGTTCACCGGCATCGAGAACTTCGAGATCATGGCGATCCCGTTCTTCATCCTGGCCGGTAACTTCCTGACCCATGGCGGGGTGGCGCGGCGGATGATCGCCTTCGCAACCTCCCTGGTCGGCCATTGGTACGGCGGTCTCGCGTTGTCGGGTGTGGTGGCCTGCGCGCTGTTCGCCGCGATCTCCGGCTCGTCGCCGGCGACCGTGGTGGCGATCGGCTCGGTGATCCTGCCGGCGATGGTCGCGCAAGGCTTCCCGAAGCGGTTCGGCGCCGGCGTGATCACGACCTCGGGCTCGCTCGGCATCCTGATTCCGCCCTCGATCCCGATGGTGCTCTACGCCGTCTCCACCAACAGCTCAGTCGGAAAACTGTTCATTGCCGGCATCGTCCCCGGGCTTGCGCTCGCTTCGTTGCTCGGCGCCACGACGTTCTATCGCGCCTGGCGCAACGATTATCCGCGGATGCGGAAGGCGACGTTGATGGAGCGTCTCGACGCCTTCCGCAAGTCGATCTGGGGCATCCTGCTCATCGTGATCGTGATCGGCGGCATCTACAGCGGCCTGTTCACGCCGACCGAAGCCGCCGCCGTCAGCGCGGTCTACGCCTTCATCGTCGCGGTGTTCATCTACAAGGATCTGAAGCTGCGCGACGTGCCGCGGGTGCTGCTGTCATCGGCGAACCTCTCGGCGATGCTGCTCTACATCATCACCAACGCCGTGCTGTTCTCGTTCCTGATGACCTACGAGAACGTGCCGCAGGCGCTGGCGCAATGGATGATCGACCAGGGCCTGGGGTGGATCGGGTTCCTGCTGCTCGTCAACCTGCTGCTGCTGATCGCAGGCAACGTGATGGAGCCGTCCTCCATCATCCTGATCATGGCGCCGATCCTGTTTCCGGTCGCGGTCAAGCTCGGCATCGATCCCATTCATTTCGGCATCCTGATGACGGTCAACATGGAGGTGGGCCTGTGCCATCCGCCTGTCGGCCTCAATCTCTACGTCGCCTCCGGCATCGCCAAGATGGGGATCACAGAGCTCACGGTCGCGGTGTGGCCATGGCTGCTCACCATGCTGGGTTTCCTCGTGGTGGTGACATATTGGCCCGGCTTGTCGCTGTGGCTGCCGAGGCTGCTGGGGATGTAGCGGGAAGGTCACTTGGTAGCCTGGATGAAGCGCAAGCGTAATCCGGGCCTTTCTTCCAGCGCGTCGACTTTCCCGGATTGCGCTTCGCTCCATCCGGGCTACGTATCCTTCCGTCGCCGATGGCAAACGTCCGCCAGATGCGGTTAGATGCCGCGCGACAGGCCGGGAGGACACACGCATGACGGACATCGCCAGCGAGCCGAAGGACGCAACGCCCTCCGTCATCGCGCAGCAAGCGGCGATGCTGAACGCGCTGCCGTTTTCCGACACGCGGGATTTCGACGATGCCGCGCGCGGCTTCCTCGGCAGCATCGAGAACGCGGAGATCACGAGCCCGCAGGGGCGGACGGTCTGGAGTCTTCGGCCTTACGGTTTCCTGTCCGCCGAAGAGGCGCCGCCCACGGTCAATCCCAGCCTGTGGCGGCAGTCGCGCCTCAACATGCAGCACGGCCTGTTCGAGGTCGTGCCCGGCGTCTACCAGGTGCGCGGGCTCGACATCGCCAACATGACGCTGATCGAGGGCGACAGCGGCGTCATCGTCGTGGACACCCTGACCTCGATCGAGGGCGCCCGCGCCGCGCTCGATCTCTATTTCAGGCATCGCGGCGTGAAGCCGGTCTCGGCCGTCATCTTCACGCACACCCACACCGACCATTGGGG contains:
- a CDS encoding TRAP transporter large permease: MRVFIVFALLLSLMLTGMPISIALGLTVLSFMFTLTDVRTESVALKLFTGIENFEIMAIPFFILAGNFLTHGGVARRMIAFATSLVGHWYGGLALSGVVACALFAAISGSSPATVVAIGSVILPAMVAQGFPKRFGAGVITTSGSLGILIPPSIPMVLYAVSTNSSVGKLFIAGIVPGLALASLLGATTFYRAWRNDYPRMRKATLMERLDAFRKSIWGILLIVIVIGGIYSGLFTPTEAAAVSAVYAFIVAVFIYKDLKLRDVPRVLLSSANLSAMLLYIITNAVLFSFLMTYENVPQALAQWMIDQGLGWIGFLLLVNLLLLIAGNVMEPSSIILIMAPILFPVAVKLGIDPIHFGILMTVNMEVGLCHPPVGLNLYVASGIAKMGITELTVAVWPWLLTMLGFLVVVTYWPGLSLWLPRLLGM
- a CDS encoding SDR family NAD(P)-dependent oxidoreductase — protein: MDLGLKSKTAVVTGASIGIGRAIAKGLAAEGVRVVGVARRGDLLAELVKEVGGGLITPFEQDVMAKDAAERIASFTLKELGHVDILVNNAGGSRPLPVDAPDSKWDEAIALNFTSYRRIAHALLPQMIERKWGRIVNITGKSEPEGLNAAFAAKAAVHAWAKGLSREIGEHGITINCIPPGRIMSEQIRRNYAPDYRERFAEEEIPVGYWGEPEDLAALAVFLASPVARYITGTVIPVDGGLRRYQF
- a CDS encoding DctP family TRAP transporter solute-binding subunit, which encodes MRKLLLAVAAAAFGLAPAAAPAQAPIVIKFSHVVANDTPKGKGSLKFKELAEKYTDGKVKVEVYPNSTLYKDKEEIEALQLGSVQMLAPSTAKFAPLGVKEFEALDLPWLFKDDAVYANAMKGTIGKWLFQKLEAKGITGLAYWDNGFHMLSANRALLKPTDFQGLKFRISGSKIADQYLRIMGSIPQIMAFSEVYQALQTGVVDGCENTASNYLTQKFYEVQKDITVSYHAHLQYAVIVNSKFWSGLPPDIRAQLDKAMAEATDYTNSIARQENEDALAAIKKTGKTNLHYLTDADRKAWQEAMQPTYKWAKGRVGQEVLDLLAKELDVKMN
- a CDS encoding methyltransferase domain-containing protein — translated: MVWDPQQYLKFSGHRLRPAVDLLMRIPDFGPREIVDLGAGAGNVTKLIKERWPEASVTGVEGSAEMVAAGRKAAPDVQWSQEDLGHWHPARQYDLIYSNAALHWLPNHAALFPSVMERVKPGGMLAVQMPRNFLAPSHVLIGETALDGPWRSKVEHLVTPPPVEGPAYYHDLLAPMSANIDIWETEYLQVLDGDNPVKEWTKGTWLTRYLDVLSGDEKIAFEAAYGARVAKAYPKNAAGQTLFPFRRLFMVAQRKG
- a CDS encoding pyridoxamine 5'-phosphate oxidase family protein; amino-acid sequence: MSKTSLAEIAKEMAGIDIAILSTHTDNGQIANRPMSNNGDVAYDGTSYYFAHERTRTVSDIQRNPKVALGFSSEAGLFSKGIYIAVEGTAELIRDKAAFQQHWTSDLDKWFENGIDTPGIVLIKVKASRVTYWKGRDEGEIEL